The following coding sequences lie in one Phragmites australis chromosome 8, lpPhrAust1.1, whole genome shotgun sequence genomic window:
- the LOC133926481 gene encoding serine/threonine-protein kinase RIPK-like, with amino-acid sequence MGLKKRLLGCYGCGDEPEAAPRPSRNAGGGKRVLRRWSTANLRSLSLQDLSRKLETTSLHAFTLDELKAATKNFSTTNFLGEGGFGPVYKGFVDGRLRPGIEPQHVAVKYLDSDGVQGHREWLAEVVYLGMLSHPHLVKLLGFCNQDDNRMLVYEYMPRGSLENHLFKNLLASLPWSTRLKIAVGAAKGLAFLHEAETPVIYRDFKASNILLDSDYTAKLSDFGLAKEGPQGDATHITTRVMGTHGYAAPEYILTGHLTAKSDVYSFGVVLLELLTGRRCVDKRRRGREQNLVDWARPHLRRANNLHRIMDPSLELQYSARAAQKAAQVAHQCLQSVPKSRPRMRDVVDALEPLLALDDDVPMSPFVFTVGAEAAPAQVEAGAADANYDESELGGRRGKRHVMSPVHAESPLRSRYASAVKRPESPPTLSRV; translated from the exons ATGGGGTTGAAGAAGCGCTTGCTGGGGTGCTATGGATGTGGAGACGAGCCGGAGGCGGCGCCGCGGCCGAGCAGGAACGCCGGCGGCGGGAAGCGGGTGCTGCGGCGGTGGAGCACGGCGAACCTGAGGTCGCTGTCGCTGCAGGACCTGTCGCGGAAGCTGGAGACGACGAGCCTGCACGCCTTCACGCTGGACGAGCTCAAGGCCGCCACCAAGAACTTCTCCACCACCAACTTCCTCGGCGAGGGCGGGTTCGGCCCCGTCTACAAGGGCTTCGTCGACGGGAGGCTCCGGCCGGGGATCGAGCCGCAGCACGTCGCCGTCAAGTACCTCGACAGCGACGGCGTCCAGGGGCACCGCGAGTGGCTG GCTGAGGTGGTGTACCTCGGGATGCTGAGCCATCCTCATCTGGTGAAGCTACTGGGCTTCTGCAACCAAGACGACAACAGGATGCTGGTCTACGAGTACATGCCCAGGGGCAGCCTCGAGAACCACCTCTTCAAGA ACCTCCTTGCGTCGTTGCCATGGTCGACGCGGCTCAAGATCGCGGTCGGAGCGGCGAAGGGTCTGGCTTTCCTGCACGAGGCAGAGACGCCGGTGATCTACCGCGACTTCAAGGCTTCGAATATTCTTCTCGACTCG GATTACACTGCAAAGCTCTCTGATTTTGGCCTGGCGAAGGAGGGGCCGCAGGGGGACGCGACCCACATCACGACGCGCGTCATGGGCACGCACGGGTACGCGGCGCCGGAGTACATCCTGACGGGCCACCTGACGGCGAAGagcgacgtgtacagcttcgggGTGGTGCTCCTGGAGCTGCTCACGGGCCGTCGCTGCGTCGAcaagcggcggcgcgggcgcgagCAGAACCTGGTGGACTGGGCGCGCCCTCACCTGCGCCGCGCCAACAACCTGCACCGCATCATGGACCCGAGCCTGGAGCTGCAGTACTCGGCGCGCGCCGCGCAGAAGGCGGCCCAGGTCGCGCACCAGTGCCTGCAGAGCGTGCCCAAGTCGCGGCCGCGCATGCGCGACGTCGTGGACGCGCTCGAGCCGCTGCTCGCGCTCGACGACGACGTGCCCATGAGCCCGTTCGTGTTCACGGTCGGCgccgaggcggcgccggcgcaaGTCGAGGCCGGCGCGGCCGATGCCAACTATGACGAGTCGGAGCTGGGCGGCCGGCGGGGCAAGAGGCACGTCATGTCGCCCGTGCACGCGGAGAGCCCGCTGCGCAGCCGGTACGCGAGCGCGGTGAAAAGACCAGAGAGCCCTCCAACCCTGAGCAGGGTATGA